One window of Inquilinus sp. Marseille-Q2685 genomic DNA carries:
- a CDS encoding ABC transporter ATP-binding protein, with translation MTVPLLEVRDLSVALRRAGEETTIVDRVSFALEAGQVMGLVGESGSGKSVTCRALIGLLPGSLRIAGGSVLLKGRDLAALEPEALRRVRGREIGMIFQNPTSHLDPVMRIGDQIAEGIRLHRGASKREARAAAVDLLRQVGIPDPERRAGGYPHEFSGGMRQRAMIATALACDPEVLIADEPTTALDVTVQAQILRLLLDLRDRRGLAIILITHDLGVVAQSCDRIAVMYGGTLCEAGAKRAVLAAPRHPYTARLIACQPSHGDGGHQLPFIPGQPPALADLPSGCRFHPRCDRAFDRCTAVRPDASWPEPGHMAACHRALGDAA, from the coding sequence ATGACCGTGCCGCTGCTGGAGGTGCGCGACCTGTCGGTGGCCCTGAGGCGGGCGGGGGAGGAGACGACCATCGTCGACCGCGTCTCCTTCGCGCTGGAGGCGGGGCAGGTGATGGGGCTGGTGGGCGAGAGCGGCTCCGGCAAGAGCGTCACCTGCCGGGCGCTGATCGGCCTGCTGCCGGGAAGCCTGCGCATCGCCGGCGGCTCGGTGCTGCTCAAGGGCCGCGACCTGGCGGCGCTGGAGCCGGAGGCGCTGCGCCGGGTGCGGGGGCGGGAGATCGGCATGATCTTCCAGAATCCGACCAGCCATCTCGATCCGGTGATGCGGATCGGCGACCAGATCGCCGAGGGCATCCGGCTGCATCGCGGCGCCTCGAAGCGCGAGGCCCGGGCCGCCGCGGTGGACCTGCTGCGCCAGGTCGGCATCCCGGATCCCGAGCGGCGGGCCGGCGGCTACCCGCACGAATTCTCCGGCGGCATGCGGCAGCGGGCGATGATCGCCACGGCCCTGGCCTGCGACCCGGAGGTGCTGATCGCCGACGAGCCGACCACCGCGCTCGACGTCACCGTGCAGGCGCAGATCCTGCGGCTGCTGCTGGACCTGCGCGACCGGCGCGGCCTCGCCATCATCCTGATCACCCACGACCTCGGCGTGGTGGCGCAGAGCTGCGACCGCATCGCCGTGATGTATGGCGGCACGCTGTGCGAGGCGGGGGCCAAGCGGGCGGTGCTGGCGGCGCCGCGCCACCCCTACACGGCGCGGCTGATCGCCTGCCAGCCTTCGCATGGCGACGGCGGGCACCAGCTGCCCTTCATCCCCGGCCAGCCGCCGGCTTTGGCCGACCTGCCCTCCGGCTGCCGCTTCCACCCGCGCTGCGACCGGGCCTTCGACCGCTGCACCGCGGTGCGGCCGGACGCGTCCTGGCCGGAGCCGGGACATATGGCGGCCTGCCACCGGGCCTTGGGAGACGCGGCATGA
- a CDS encoding ABC transporter permease, producing MSAVADIPAIRSRLRFRLPRVPGALWWGAGIVGFFLLVALLAPVIAPYNPIQQDTANALLPPGPGHWLGTDNVGRDVLSRLIWGTRLDLMMGVLGVLIPFLIGTAIGCVSGYFGGWVDALVMRVLDIVLAFPFLVLMLAIIAILGPGLGSFFIAMALVGWVSYARLVRAQVLVLKASDFVTAARSLGYGHLRIMARHILPNAMVSSIVFSMSDVVLTMLLGASISYLGLGVQPPTAEWGVMVAESQNFIIRAWWIAAFPGVALAVIALGFSLLGDGLGEWLGQNGSR from the coding sequence GTGAGCGCCGTGGCCGACATCCCCGCCATCCGGTCGCGACTGCGCTTCAGGCTGCCGCGTGTGCCGGGCGCGCTATGGTGGGGCGCCGGCATCGTCGGGTTCTTCCTGCTGGTGGCGCTGCTGGCGCCGGTGATCGCGCCCTATAATCCGATCCAGCAGGACACCGCGAACGCGCTGCTGCCGCCCGGCCCCGGGCACTGGCTCGGCACCGACAATGTCGGCCGCGACGTGCTGTCCCGGCTGATCTGGGGCACGCGGCTGGACCTGATGATGGGCGTGCTCGGCGTGCTGATCCCGTTCCTGATCGGCACCGCAATCGGCTGCGTCTCCGGCTATTTCGGCGGCTGGGTCGACGCGCTGGTGATGCGCGTCCTCGACATCGTCCTGGCCTTCCCCTTTCTGGTGTTGATGCTGGCGATCATCGCCATCCTCGGCCCCGGCCTCGGCAGCTTCTTCATCGCCATGGCCCTGGTCGGCTGGGTGTCCTACGCCCGGCTGGTCCGGGCCCAGGTGCTGGTCTTGAAGGCCAGCGACTTCGTCACCGCCGCGCGCAGCCTGGGCTACGGCCATCTTCGCATCATGGCACGGCACATCCTGCCGAACGCGATGGTCAGCTCGATCGTGTTCTCGATGTCCGACGTGGTGCTGACCATGCTGCTCGGCGCCTCGATCAGCTATCTCGGCCTCGGGGTGCAGCCGCCGACCGCCGAGTGGGGCGTGATGGTGGCGGAAAGCCAGAACTTCATCATCCGCGCCTGGTGGATCGCCGCCTTCCCGGGCGTGGCGCTGGCGGTGATCGCGCTCGGCTTCAGCCTGCTCGGCGACGGGCTCGGCGAATGGCTCGGCCAAAATGGCTCGAGGTGA
- a CDS encoding ABC transporter permease: MHRFRFVLTRPLQLIPVLFGISVITFVLIRSIPGDPARVLLGTKATPDAIARIRAQFGLDEPLWTQYGLFLQNLANGEMGRSILYKVPVLRLIAERIEPTLLLVFGAVLLSLLIAVPFAAIAARRRGRLADHAIRIVSTTGLGLPPFWLGIMLIILFSVTLGLFPVAGYGDDWADRLHHLVLPWLTIALALSAVLTRTLRAAMIAELRSDQATAARARGLPEGMVFWRHVVPNAIVPTINLLAVNIGWLIGGTVIIENVFSIPGMGQLLVRGIFTRDYMVVQGVAMAFAVASVTVNFLADILTVAIDPRVKL, from the coding sequence ATGCACCGCTTCCGCTTCGTCCTGACCCGTCCGCTGCAGCTGATCCCGGTGCTGTTCGGCATCAGCGTCATCACCTTCGTGCTGATCCGCTCGATCCCCGGCGACCCGGCGCGGGTGCTGCTGGGCACCAAGGCGACGCCGGACGCGATCGCCCGGATCCGCGCCCAATTCGGGCTCGACGAGCCGCTGTGGACGCAATACGGCCTGTTCCTGCAGAACCTGGCGAATGGCGAGATGGGCCGGTCGATCCTGTACAAGGTCCCGGTGCTGCGCCTGATCGCCGAGCGGATCGAGCCGACGCTGCTGCTGGTGTTCGGCGCCGTGCTGCTGTCGCTGCTGATCGCCGTGCCCTTCGCCGCCATCGCCGCGCGCCGCCGCGGCCGGCTGGCCGACCACGCCATCCGCATCGTCTCCACCACCGGGCTCGGCCTGCCGCCGTTCTGGCTGGGGATCATGCTGATCATCCTGTTCAGCGTGACGCTGGGGCTGTTCCCGGTGGCGGGGTACGGCGACGACTGGGCCGACCGGCTGCACCATCTGGTGCTGCCCTGGCTGACCATCGCGCTCGCCCTGTCGGCGGTGCTGACCCGGACCCTCAGGGCCGCGATGATCGCCGAGCTGCGCTCCGACCAGGCCACCGCCGCACGGGCGCGCGGCCTGCCCGAGGGCATGGTGTTCTGGCGCCATGTCGTGCCCAACGCCATCGTGCCGACCATCAACCTGCTGGCCGTCAACATCGGCTGGCTGATCGGCGGCACCGTGATCATCGAGAACGTGTTCTCGATCCCCGGCATGGGCCAACTGCTGGTGCGCGGCATCTTCACCCGCGACTACATGGTGGTGCAGGGCGTGGCCATGGCCTTCGCCGTGGCCAGCGTCACGGTGAACTTCCTGGCCGACATCCTGACCGTCGCCATCGATCCGCGGGTGAAGCTGTGA